CATATCCATTAGGGATTGAAGTAAAGTTATATGCTACAGGCAGGCAACTTCACATTCTATAGTACCATGGGTTGAATGTCCTCTGTTCatcttgttttttaaaattaagatTAGTCTTTGCTTGGTTCAATTATATTATCATGTCTTACATTTAGGTTTGTTGTGAATCTGCAGATGCCTCCAAAGAGTTTTTCGAACATGTAGCTGTTCAGTGTAGAGATACAAGATCTGCTGGTTAGTgtgtttttttggtaattttttttattccaaatGTTTCTCAAGAAACTGTTTCCAGAGCTTTATTTGAGCTTTGTCCTTGAAGATCTGCCACTTGTTTTCAGGAGGTCACAGTTCAGAAAGAGCTCATAGGAGCACTTAAAGAGATGTAGCTAGGCATAGATCTCCGCCACTACTAAATTGCCAATGTGAAGGCAGTTTGTGGTGTTTGGAGAGGAAAGTGACTTATTGTATCAGCCTGTCTTATACAATTTCATTAACCATGTCCACTCTCTGCTATCCATGTTGATGTTGAGGTTCTCATACCAGTTGTTTAAAGAACAGGAGATGTTAAGCTTAGTACctgatttcttctctttctacCCCCCATAACAAATTGGGAGAAGAACCAGCAGCAAATTTCTTTAGAAGTAGCCGTGACCCAGAAAGAATGAACCCATGAATTAGATGGGGAGAAGTTGAAGCTGGTTGGGGATCCACcttagtttttcattttatgccCGTGTAAGTTATAATCAAACTGAACTGCATTGAAACATTGAATGCatcagatttaaaaaaaaaaagttgatagGAGTTTTGGGTCATTTTATTTGAGCCTGTTGGTGGGTGACCAATGTACtccttttcatatttaatGCATACTTTTTGCTAGAAGCAGATGTGATTTACTTCAAGTTCAATGGAGCCAGCAGAAAATAATGAGTTTTGTATTCACACTcgaaaattaattttcatacccaaattcataatttatatttttagaaGAATGTgttctttaaaattatttaattttcattttttaaaaaaagaatgtggAAAATAGCCTAGATTTATGGACCATATATCTTAAGTTCGAAACAACATGACATcttagttgtgtgtgtgaaatcCCCCTCCCCTTTGCTTTGTactctaaaaaagaaaatgaaaaaagtgttctttaaaattaattaatttaaccaaaattaaagaaaagcCAGCTCTAGCACTGGCCTAATAAGAGGTATGGGCTCTAGGCCTGCAAATTTTGAGAGTTTGGGCTTCACAAGTAAAGTTCAGTTAAGATTCCCACCCAAATTTGGGCTCTACTCTTTTGTTACTAAAAAGCCCTTCTCAAATTTAAGTAATTACGGCTCTTATGACGGAGGCATCGGCCACGTCCTCCCGCTCCACCGTTGGAGATATAGACAAACAGCAGATGCACGTCCGTGTCAAAAACGGCGACGTTTACCATTCTCAGTCGCGCCCTGTGTCTGCGACTCTCTCTTCTGTGTGCTTGGCTAAGCGTTAGACTCAGACTTCCAGCCGAGCAACACCAGGGCGGGATTTCAATTTTCTGGATAGATCTCCAATTCTCCATCTCCCAAAACGGTACCGTCTGGTTGTTGCTTCGAATTTCAGCAGCGTTGATTTCACTGAATTGGCTTGTTTGGTTTGGGATCTGAGATTCTGATGACATCCACACAGCATTGATACGCACCGTTTTGATTGTCGTGTTTGTCTCTCTCaggttgaaacttgaaaccaAGCGTTAACAATGTCGACGGAGGTTGAGGCTCAAATGGAAGAGAAATCGAAGCCGCAGAAGCACGAAGGCAATGGCAATGGAGATCTCGCGTTGGAGAATGGCGGCCAGGGCTCGAGCGATGCTCATGATCAGCTTGTTCAGATGGTCATGGAGCTCAAATTGCAGAACGAATTCCTGAAGTCTCAGTTCGAAGGATTTCAGAATTTCCAACAAACAGAGCCGAGTGAGACGGAAGGCGGTAAATCTGAAGAGGTGGAGCAACTGCGTCAAACGATTGAATCGTTGAATGTGGAGCTTTTGGAAGAGAAACAAACACGAGCTGCAGCTGAAGTGGCTTTGAAGCATCTTCAGGAAGCACACTCGGAAGCAGATTCTAAAGCTCAAGAGCTCTCTGCGAAGCTCGCTGAAGGTCTGATTATGTCTCTGCATTGGTAAATTTGTTGTTTCTGTTAGGAAAATGTAGCTGATAATATCCAATTATCGTAATTCATAAGTTTATCTTTCGTAATCTGAATGTATTGCACTGTTTGCTGTTCATTTTGTGTAGCTCAACAGAAGTTGGatcaagaaataaaagaacGGGAAGAGAAGTATTCTGATCTCGACTCGAAATTCACCAGGCTTCACAAACGAGCAAAACAGCGTATTCAAGATGTTCAAAAGGTAAATTCTTTCCGGATTGTCAACATACGTAGTGGAAAACCCTTTTAGGTGGAAATTAAGTTCGGAAGCTGGTCGCTATTGTCTTGTTTCTTCAGGAAAAAGATGACCTGGAGGCTCGATTTCGTGAAGTAAATGAAGCTTCTGAGCGAGCGTTGTCCCAACAGTCAGCATTGCAGCAAGAGCTGGATAGAACAAGGCAACAAGCAAATGATGCACTGAAAGCAATTGATGCAGAGAGGCAACAACTAAGAAGTGCAAACAATAAGTAAGTCCTCAGTTAACTTCCTACCATGACCCATTTATGCATATGTTGAGAGACTCATAACTGCTTTTGCCATTTATTATCTTAACTGTAACTATGTTCTTGACATACAGACTACGAGACAACATTGAGGAATTACGGCACCAATTGCAACCAAAGGAGACCGCTATTGAGGCATTACAACATACAATTTTGGAGAAGGAACAGGTATGACTATTTGTGCTTATACTTTGGGAGGTTCTGTATTATTCTTTAACATGAGATATCTATTAATAAgaaataaacagaaaaggaTATCTATGTTAATGTTAACTTGCATTTATCTCAGATGTTGGAAGACATGCGAGGGTTGCTGCAGGCTGCTGATGAAAAAAGGCAAGCTTCAATAGCTGAACTCTCTGCTAAACATCAGAAGGTGTATTTGCATTTGTATGTCTAATTTAATAGTCCTATTTGTTTATAATAAAAGATGGTGTATTTCTTTCCCTGCTATTACTTTCACCAACAAATTTGTGCTTTAATTACTGTCTCTGATTTCTTCAGAATTTGGAGAGTTTGGAAGCCCAGCTTGCTGATGCATCATCTGATAGAAATAAAGCAACTGAAACTATTTCTTCACTGCAGGTGAGAGTTTTGATTATAATGTTCACTCCGTTTTTAACAACTTATAGATAGGTTTGaaattcctttcttttttttttttttgaaaaaagaagataggGCTGAAGTTAATCTGGGGCTAGCTTGAAATCTTACTTtggtttttgtaattttggatTGAGCATGAGCTGATACAGCATATTAATGAGCTCCAGTGCATTTTCAAGTTTAGTTCCTTAATGCGTGAGTGGGCATGGGCATGTTTACAAGCTTGATTGGTAGATGTTTTCACTCCCAATACGTCACTAATAATCCTGAGTTGGACTTGAAATCTCAACAAAACAGTAAGTCCTTTTAAGTACCAAGTGAAAAACCAAGATCCCCAAATTTAAGATACTTTTGTAACCTTTTCAACAAGCTTATATCTATCAGTGTTTGGCCCGTAATTAGATTAGGAATAATTCAACCTTCTTGTTCATGAATATGCTAGGAACTGATTAGCATGTTTGAGCTTAGGCTGTGGCTTAAATAGATAACCATAAACAACTCAAGTCATGTGAAGCCTGAGTCTTGTGCTCCTCTCAATTGCAGCCCACTGTTGGAATAAAAGAAAGGTATAAGGTCCATTAAAATATAAGGGGCTGGAAAGTTGGCATCAGAATGGGAAGACAATAAAGTAGAAGTGGATTAGTGGTTGTGTTATCTTATATCTTTGCTTGTTTTTGGGATAATAATTTTACTCCATTGCATAGTTTAGTCACCTACTGTTTCTGTAACTTGCAAATGGATCAGACTAATTAGTGAATGTAATTCTCCAGATGCTAGTTGCGGAGAAAGAGTCTAAGATTGCAGAGATGGAAGCAGCATCAACGGGTGAGGCAGCAAGGCTTAGAGCTGCTGTGGAAACTCTAAAAGGAGACCTTACTCACCTGAAGCATGAGCATGTATGAATTATGGCTTCCAGGATCTCTTATTTGCCAGACCATTATGTGTAGTTCCTTATTTGATGCCCTTTTGTCAACTGAGAGTGGTTTTTTGTGTGCCTCTAATCAATGTCACCATTATCCTTGCCTGGTTACTTtaccataaaaatatataattcttccaggagaaagaaaaggaaagctGGGAAGCCGCCTCCAGGGCACTGAACACAAAGCTCCAAATTGCTGAGAGCAACCGGATATGTGCTGAAATTGAAGTAGCCAAAATGAGAAGTATATTTATGTTCCTTACTGAATTTTCATCTGTTTagatgtgtatatatatttatatcaaTATCACATGCTTTTCCCATTGGGCAGGCCAGCTGGAATCAGAGGTGTCTGCAAAAACACGAATGCTTGATGCTAGGGATGCTGAACTTGCAGCTGTCAAGGAGGAggtttaaatttattatccTCTCCCCCGGCCCCACCGCGCCCCCTCCCCTCCCCTCCCCTCTTCTCCTCAACGGGGTTAAATTTAGTGAAGATCTAGTTTGCTTACATCCAAATATTTATTGATCTGTCTTCTGTCCTCATATGTTCTACCTATTATATCCTGCAGATCAACCTCCTTGAACGTGAGTTTTCTTCTTACAAAAGCCGTGCTCATGCACTTCTCCAGAAGAAGGATGCACAGCTAGCTGGAGCTAAAGATTCCGAACAAGTCAAAGCTCTTGAGGAAGCACTAAAAGTGTGTACTTGCAattaatcttatttttttgCATGAAGTAAAATCTTGAACTGACATGCGCATCTTCCAATCCTTATTAAttacttatatatattcttttttttctgtaGGAGGCTGAAAAGGAAGTATCTTTTGTGTGTGCTGAAAGGGATAAGGCCCTTCAAGATCTTCAGAATGCCTTGGCTAATCATTACAAAGAAATAGCAGAAAGGTAAATTTATTGCTGAATCTGCTGTAGTGAGCTTTGGCCAGGGGCCCAAATTTGGGATTGGTTTCGAATTTCCCTAATCCAGAAATGGTATAGATATATGTTCCTCATAAAAGGGCAAggtaattataatttattagtAATTGTAATAGAAAAATGGCAAGACgattcttaaaataaaaggcacCAACATGTGTTTTACCAGAAGTACATAAAAGCTCAATGCTCTGTTGCAACCAATTTCAACAATTAGCTATTTTAGACTTGTAGTAAACTATTCACCATTTCATGACCATAATTACTTGCGTCATGGTGGCTGTTCCTTCCCCAATGTAGTTTGGTCTTGTTTGTTGTCTAAAAGCCTTCCACTCTTCATGGAGTATCATTTAGTTGTTTACGAGTTAGGTAATATACTACTGTAAAGTGTTACGTAATGATCTTGATCTTTCAGTTCCATATTTGTTACAGAGATGCTGCTCTTAAGGACGCCTTGCAGCAGATCAAGAGCTTAGAGTCAATGCTTGAATCTGCTAATAATCATCACCGATCAGCAAAAGAAGCATGGGAGGTGAACCTTAAGAGTTTGGAAGAAACATGGCAGGGTACTATCTCCATGCTAATCTAATTAAATATct
Above is a genomic segment from Prunus dulcis chromosome 7, ALMONDv2, whole genome shotgun sequence containing:
- the LOC117634672 gene encoding protein GRIP, with translation MSTEVEAQMEEKSKPQKHEGNGNGDLALENGGQGSSDAHDQLVQMVMELKLQNEFLKSQFEGFQNFQQTEPSETEGGKSEEVEQLRQTIESLNVELLEEKQTRAAAEVALKHLQEAHSEADSKAQELSAKLAEAQQKLDQEIKEREEKYSDLDSKFTRLHKRAKQRIQDVQKEKDDLEARFREVNEASERALSQQSALQQELDRTRQQANDALKAIDAERQQLRSANNKLRDNIEELRHQLQPKETAIEALQHTILEKEQMLEDMRGLLQAADEKRQASIAELSAKHQKNLESLEAQLADASSDRNKATETISSLQMLVAEKESKIAEMEAASTGEAARLRAAVETLKGDLTHLKHEHEKEKESWEAASRALNTKLQIAESNRICAEIEVAKMRSQLESEVSAKTRMLDARDAELAAVKEEINLLEREFSSYKSRAHALLQKKDAQLAGAKDSEQVKALEEALKEAEKEVSFVCAERDKALQDLQNALANHYKEIAERDAALKDALQQIKSLESMLESANNHHRSAKEAWEVNLKSLEETWQVRCDTLRAQNEASSGEDIKKELEELKLQYKKLKEEHSSFHDLADRMIEEKDKEISRLVDDNKKLHQSLDSRPRADHNDNYNTGMYKHDTSSISNSAAEQQILILARQQAQREEELAQSQRHILALQEEIEELERENRLHSQQESMLKAELRNMERTQKREGVDMTYLKNVILKLLETGEVEALLPVVGMLLQFSPDEIQKCQQAYRASGDVPPSPASDASGSATSLFSRFSFS